The genomic window CCACCTATGTCTGGGACGCCGGGGTCAAGGACTTTTCGGATCTGCAGAAATTCGCTGATCGGTTCGACAAAAAACTCTACGGGATAGAGCCTGGCTCCAATCAACTGATGCTCGATGCCATCAAGGATCCCGCCCTCGGCATGACGGACTGGGAAGTGGTGGAATCGAGCGAGCAGGGCATGCTCTCGCAGGTCGCGTGTTCGGCTCGCAACAAGTCTTTCATCGTGTTCCAGGGGTGGGCTCCGCACCCGATGAACAGCAAGTTCGACATAAAATATCTGACCGGTGGCGACAAATTTTACGGGCCAGATTTTGGCGCAGCCACAGTGACCACGCAGGTACGCAAAGATTACCTGCAGGAATGCCCCAACGTGACGAAACTCCTGGAAAATCTGACTTTCGATATTGAATACGAGAACAAGGGAATGGACGACATCATGAACGGCGGCATGGCTCCGGAAGATGCGGCCATGCAAGCTCTGGCAAGAGAACCGCAACGTCTGGATGCCTGGCTGGATGGCGTCACGACATTCGACGGGCAGGATGGTCTAGCGGTGGTCAGGCGGAGGCTCGGCCTATGACATCTGTCTTCTCTGACGATTGGGAAAAGCGCAAGCAGTATATCGAACTGCCCCGCGGCCGTCGGATGGGGTTTATTGACAGCGGCGGTCCGGGGCCAAACCTTCTGATGCTGCACGGGTTTTCGGATACGAGCCGCAGTTTCTGCATGCTGGAGCCGTATTTCCGCGAATACAGACTTATCGTTCCTGATCTGCCTGGCCATGGCGTTTCGTCCGCGGGTCAAGGTATGCATGTCGCGGATTTCGCTGAAACGATCGACCACCTTCTGGCATTGCTCGGCGTTTCAAGGCTGTTTGTGCTCGGCCATTCGATGGGGGCTATGACCGCCATCGAATTGGGCGTCAGGCGAGGTGATTCCATTCGGGCGCTTGCGCTGATATCGGCAACGCTCGAGCCGAATTTCGGTGCGGAGAGCCAGTTGACCAAAGATATCCTCGCCCTTAGCGATCCGATCCGGCCCACCGGACGTTTTCTGCATGAGTGGTATACCTGCAGCCACCCTGTCGACGATGATTTTCTGTCGAAAATGAAACAGGATGCGGCCAAAATGCCCGCCGCAATCTGGCATGGCATTCTCAGAGGCTTTGCCGAAACGAACCTTCACCACAGCGCAGCAAGCGTGAAGAAGCCGGTTCTGTGCCTTGCTGGTTCCGACGATCCTCTTTTCGACGCCTCGCATCGCGATCGACTTTTCGAGGCTTTCCCGGAAGCTCGAACCGTCACCCTTGCCGGGCATGGCCATAATCCACATTGGGAAGATCCGCAGGGCGTATCCATGGTGATTGTGGATTTTTTTGCCGATGTGATGTCTGACATTCTCCATTGACGACGGAGCGTGGCGGAAAATAAAGGCGCGGCCGGCAAACGAATTTAGAAAGGCCTGATAAATCGATTTCGCTTTCAGGGCCGATATTGTAACGCTTCGCTGCGCAATGAGATTTCGGCCCGCCATGACAGATACGACGCATCCCCGCCTGAACCCGATACATCTCGCCGCCGCCTTCGCGAGCGGCTGCCTTTTGACGCTGATGGTGCATTTCAACGGTCAGCCCATTACGGCAATGCGCTGTTTTCCTCATGGACGGCGCATGGAACCGGCACGGTTGCGGCCCTGGTCTACCTCGCCATCATGCGCCCGAAGAAAGACATGGGCAAGGCAGAAAAACCGAAGGCGCCGCTTTGGGCCTATTGCGGCGGGGTCGTGGGTGCCGCCATCGTCATCCTCACCTCCACGGCCGTCAATTCGCCGCTGGCGCTCTCCGGCACCATTGCGCTTGGGCTTGGCGGACAGGTGATCTTCAGTCTTCTGGCCGATCTTTTCGGCCTCTTCGGCCTGCCAAAACGGCGACCGGATGTGCAGGACATGGCGGCGGTGGCCCTCATTCTCTGCGGCAGTGCGCTCATCATTCTTGTCGGGAGAGCGGCATGATCGTCTGGATCGCCATGGCCTTTGCAGGCGGCGTCTTCGTGTCGCTGAGCCGGCAGATCAATGGCCGCCTCAGCCTGTCCAACTCACCGCTGATCGCTTCCTTGTGGAACCACATTGTCGGTTTTGCGGTACTGACCGTCATCGGTCTCATTGTCGGCGGCCTCATTCCGCCCGGTGCTGCCGACGCGCCCTGGCTTGCCTTTATCGGCGGTCCCATCGGCGTCGTTTTCATCGCTTCGGGAAGCTGGCTCATTCCCCGCATCGGTGCGGTCAACACCGCCCTTCTCGTCATCAGCGGCCAGATGGTGTCGGGCGTCGTGCTCGATCTTTTCAGCGATCACCCCCCAAAGATCTGGGCAAGCGCGCTCGGCATCCTGCTCATCCTTGCGGGCATGGTGCTGACACAGCGCCGCCGCCGCTAGGGCATTCCGCTAGAATCAAAGACGGTCAGGAATCGCTGCCGCGCGAGAACATGCCGAGCAGCGTCTTGCCGCCGTTTTTGCCGCCACTGCTCGCAAGCGTCGGGCGGTTGCCATTCAGCTTCGGCACCACCACCATGCGCTTGATCTCGCCGCGCTTGAAGGCCGCGAGGAAGCGCGGATAGTCGCGGAACACGACGCAGCCATTCGATTCGCCGCGTTTCGCCAGCATGTAGGTGTGGGCGAGAAGGCCGTCACGGCCATGCGGGTTGACGCCGCTCTCCGGTGTCAGGCGAATGGCTTCGACGCCATGGAACCGGGCCTCGCGCATCGTCAGGCGGTAGCTGGAAGGCGGCGTCGAGCCGCGCATCCTCACATGCACATAGTCAGGATTGTCGCGCATCTTGCCGATGCCGGAATGCGCTTCCAGCTTCTCGCCATTCGGCATATGCACCACGCCGGAGGAAATATCGTAGATCGCCGTGCCATTGCCGCGATCCGGCCACGGAACCGCATCCATCTTGCTCGGCTCACGCATCGGATTGTCAGGCTTCGCAAAGGCGAGCATGGCACCGGTGCTCTGCTTCGGCGGCGCAGGTGCGCGCAGCGGAACCGGCGCATCAAAAGCGGGCGCGGAAGCAACCTCGGTCTTGGCAGGTGCGGCAGGACGCGGCGACGGCTCGACCGCCTCAGCGCTCGCGATTTCAGGCCGGAAGCTCGGCAGTGGCACGTCATCGGGAAGCAGGCTGCTTGCCTCTTCTTCGATCTGCGGCCGTGCCAGCGCCACTTCAAATGCCGGATGCTGCGGAACCGCGCTCTGATAGGCAACCTCGGAGGTGCGACCCAACGCCGAATCGACGATTGCCGAGGGCTTCAACGCGGCAAGTTCCTTCACCGTCGCCTGCCCTTTGGCATTGGCGGCCGCGCCGAAGCGCTCGCGGAATTCCTTCGCGCCGATTTCAGGCATGATGCCGGCAAGGCGAACGGCCTTCTGTTGGCCGTGGCTATGGTCGCCCAGGCGGGAAAACTTGCGAACGTGAATATCCCGCGCAGCCGCATGACCGATCGCCGTCCCGGCGGAATCCAGCCTTGCCACCAGTGTCTTCTCAAATTGCCCGACGCCATGCGATGCGGCCGCCATGCTGTGCAGCGAGGCAAAGGCGGCAAAGGCGAAAAGGCCGGCAAAGGCGCCGCCGCCGAGAAGCGCGGACATCCGGCCGAGCGAAGAGGATTTGCCTCTCTTGGCGGAAGACGAACCGGCAAAGCCGGCACCATTATAGGCCGCAGCAGAAAACGCCATGATACTCGTTACTCGAACCGTTCACGCATACCCGGCCAACGCCGGAGGGATTTTGGGACATCCGAAGAGCGGGCGGACACCACGCCGGTTTCGGAATTGACTGGTTCGAAGCATGACGAATTATGGTAACCAAAGTGTTTACGAGTCCCTGCAAAAATATTTCGTTAAGGTCTGCGCATCGTAAGGCGAAGGCAAAACAATGACTTGCGCGGGTACTGCGTGCGTCCGCACTGCATCATCCCGGGAAATGCCCCTTTAAAGGAGCGTCATCGGCCTAAAAAATTCCGTCGCCGCATTGTCAGGTAAATTCTGACTTGGCCGGAAATTTGCTGCAAATGCGGCAGGACTGCGACAAGGTCAGCCCCGCCGGAAACACCCGTGCCTGCCGGACAGGTCGAAAGGGGCTTGATCCATCAAAGCCGGCTTGGCATCCTGAGAGAAAAGGGAGGCACATCATGAAGGCGCTGCTGCTCATCGATATCCAGAACGGGTTTTGCCCGGGCGGCAATCTGGCCGTTGCCGATGGAGACGGGGTCGTGCCCATCGCCAATGCCCTGATCGACAATGGCGGCTACGATCTCATTGTCGCCTCGCAGGACTGGCACCCGGAAAATCACGGCAGCTTCGCCTCGCAGCATCCCGGCAAAAAGCCCTTCGATATGGGCGAACTTTCCGGCAAGCCGCAGATGATGTGGCCGGACCATTGCGTGCAGGGTACGCCAGATGCGGAGTTTCACCCAGACCTGAAGACGGAAGCCTTCGATTACATCCAGCAGAAGGGCGAAAACCCCGCCATCGACAGCTATTCCGCCTTTCGCGACAATGACCAGGTGGCCACGACAGGACTGGCCGACTATCTGGCCCGCCAGGGAGTGAGGCAACTCGACGTCTGCGGCCTTGCGACCGATTATTGCGTCAGTTTTTCGGTGCTTGACGCCCTCGACATGCTGCCCGGCGTCAAGGTTCGCTTCATCGAGGATGCCAGCCGCGGCATCGACCCACAGGGCATCAAAGCGGCGGTGGCGACCATGCGGGAAAAAGGCGCGGTTATTCTCAAGAGCCGCGATATATTGCGGGACTAGAGCCACGCCCTTAACGCGGTTTCGGCTTCTCCAGCACGTCGATATCAGCCGCCGCATCGTCAAGACGCCTCAGGATCGCCGCATGGGAATCCCTAAGCCCCTGATTGTAAAACACATATCCCATTTCCTCGGCCAGAAAATCCACGAAGATTTCCGCCTGCAGAAGGCCGATCTCGGTTTCGGTCTCGCGGGCGAGATAGTCCCGGATGCGTTTGGCCAGAGCCGCCTTTTCCTGCTTTTCCAGCATTGGTCCTCCACCATCTGACCATGAGGGCACGCGCGACGAAAGCCGCGGCGCGGGCCGCATGAGGCGTTACCGTAACGGAAGCTTCAAGGGAATCAATCGATCCATTCATGCAATTCGTTTGCCAGCCGGGCGGGACGGCGATAGAGCGGCGGCAAGGAGTTTCCAGACATGTTCAATGCAGATTTTCGCGAGGGATTGAAGAGCGGTTTCCCGATCGCCCTCTCCGCCGCCCCCTTCGGTGCGCTGTTCGGCGCGGTCGCCGTCGATAATGGCCTTAGTATCACCGAAGCCACGATCATGAGCGGCACCGTCTATGCCGGTGCCAGCCAGCTCGTCGGTATCGAGTTGTTTGGCCAGAAGGTGGCCCCCTGGCTGATCGTTCTTTCCGTTTTCGCGGTCAATTTCCGCCATATCCTCTATTCGGCCGCCATTGCCCGGATGATCTCTAACTGGTCGCTGCTGCAGAAGGCTGCGGGCTTCTTCGTGCTGGTCGATCCCCAATTTGCCGAATCGGTGAGGAAATATGAGAACACCGGTACGGTCGGGTTCTCTTGGTACATGGGCTTTGCCGCACCGGTTTATGTGCTGTGGCTTGCCATGACCATTCTCGGCGCCTCGCTCGGCAATCTCGTCGGCGATCCGAAAGCCATCGGGCTTGATGTGCTTTTGCCGATCTATTTCATGGGCATGGTCCTCAGCTTCCGTCAGCGGGAGAATTTCTACCCTGTCATGCTGGCAAGCGCTGCCGGCGCGACGGTCGCCTATCATTTCGTCGGTTCGCCCTGGCATGTCAGCCTCGGCGCGATAGCCGGAATTGTCGTCGCGGTCCTCTATCCGCCGAAACCGAATGGTGAAGCGGCCAATCCCGAAAGCAAGGCGGAAACACCATGAGCGACATGCTGCACGCCGATACGCTGATCCTGATCGCACTCGCCGCCATCGCCACCTATCTCACCCGCATCGGCGGTTATGTGCTGATGACGCGGATGAAATCCATTCCGCCGCGCATGGAGGCCGGGCTGAACGCCGTGCCCGTTGCGGTTCTGACCACGCTCGTCGCACCCGCTTTTTTTGAAGGCGGATACGAGGTGAAGATCGGCATGGTGGCAGCCCTTCTGGTCTGCCTGCGCTTTCCCGGCCTGACGATGCTCGCCATCGGCTGGGCCATCGTCATCGCCATCAGGCACTTCCCGCTGTTTTAGGCGGCCCGCTCCAACGGCTTCGTCGCGGCAACGAGCCACGCCTTCACCTCTTCATCAGTGATGAGGGGAGAGAGCTTCTCCAGAACGCCAGCGTGGTAGGCGTTCAGCCAGTTGAGTTCCTCGTCGGTCAGGAACTCAGTGACGACAAGCCTGTTATCGATGGGGCACCAGGTCAGCGTCTCGAAGGAGAACATCGGCTGGTCGCCGCCGGCGACCTCTTCCACGTCGCGCACAAAGATCAGGTTCTCGATACGGATGCCGAAGGCGCCGGGGCGGTAATACCCCGGCTCGTTCGACAGGATCATGCCCGGCAAAAGCTCCTGCGTCGAAAGCCTTGCAATACGTTGCGGCCCCTCATGCACGGAGAGATAGGAGCCAACACCGTGGCCGGTGCCATGGGCATAATCCGCCCCCGCCTTCCACAGTGCGATGCGCGCCAGCGGATCGAGGTCGCAGCCTCGCGTTCCCTTCGGAAACCGTGCAGCACTGATGGCAATCACGCCCTTCAGCACCAGCGTGAAGAAACGCCTCTGCTCTTCCGGCACCGTGCCGATCGCAACGGTACGGGTGATGTCGGTGGTGCCGTTGACATATTGTGCCCCGGAATCGACGAGAAACATCTCGCCATCGGCTAGTGTGCGGTCCGTGTCCGTCGTGACCCGGTAATGGATGATGGCGGCATGTTCGCCAGCGCCGGAAATCGTGTCGAACGACACATCCTTCAGCGGGTTCTGCATCGCCTGCCCCACTCTGGCGCGCGCGGCCTCCAGCGCCTTGACCGCAGCGATTTCGGTGACGCTGCCCGGCTGCTGGCGATCCAGCCAGCAGAGATATTCGACCATGGCCGCACCATCCTGCACATGCGCGGCAGCCGAGCCGGCAAGCTCCGCCTTGTTCTTTCGCGCCCGCGGCAAGCGGACAGGATCGGCCTCTTCAACCAGAGAGCCACCCGCCGCCGTGACCGCGCCCGTCAACGCCACCGGCGTCAGATCCGCATCGACCATCACCCGGCCCTTGGCGCTGGCAATGGCATGCAAACGGTCGGCAATCTTCGACGGCGGCATTTGAGTGGCCAGCTGCGCCAGATAGGCCTCGGTCTCGATGCCGGTCTTGCGCTTGTCGAGAAAAATATCCGCCTTGCCGTCAGCATAAATGATGCCGCGGGCGAGCGGGTGCGGCGTGTGGGGCACGTCATTGCCGCGAATATTGAAAATCCAGGCGATGGATGACGGGTCGGTGACCAGCAGGGCATCCGCACCCTTGGCAGAGACCGTTTCGGCGAGCGACGCGATCTTTTCCTTCGCCAGTGTCCCGGTAAACGCTTCCGGCTGGATGACAACGGGCTCCAGCGGTTCGGCGGGACGGTCCTGCCAGAGAGCATCAAGCGGGTTCTTTTCCAGAAGAACGACCGAGCCGCCCTTGCCATCAAGCGCCTTTTCCAGCCGCTTCAACTCGGCGCCGGTATGCAGCCAGGGATCGATACCGAGCCGGAAACCCTGTGGAGCATGTTCGGCAAGCCAGACGGAAGGCGGCGCGCTGACCAGATCACCGCCGGTAAACACCGACTGATCGACCTGCGACTTGAGCTGCGTCGTATATCGGCCATCGACGAACACCACCGCTTGCGCGCGCGTCACCAGCGCAATGCCGGCCGAGCCGGTAAAACCGGTCAGCCAGGACAGCCGCTCGGCGCACTCAGGCACATATTCCCCCTGATACTCATCGGCGCGTGGCACGAGAAATCCGTCGATACCGAGGGCATCGAAACCGGCGCGCAGCGCCTCGACACGGGCCTTGCCGAATTGCGGTGCGGATTTGTTGTCGAAGGTCTGGAACATGGATATCTTTCAGGAACTGTCATGAGAAAAGCTGTCGCCTGCGCGGTCAGACCGGTGGCCAAGGACGACAATGCCATGCCGGTGAAGCCGGTTTCAAGCCATATATGACAGAGCAGATTACGACGATAAATTGTGCAGTTTGCATGGAATAAGTAGTACTCAAAACAGATTGATATGCGATTTACGCATGTCTACCGTGAGCTTTCCCACCTAACCAAACAAAAACACATCGCTTATCTCTAAGTCAACACAGCGAGAGAGACACTCTCCTGGCAAACAAGGATTTGAAGCAATGGCAAAGTCTTTCCTCCGCACCGCCTTCGATCGCGTCGTTGAAGCACGCGAGCGTCAGGTTAGCCGTCATGTCAACGCCGCCCTTCTGAACCTCGACGACAAGTCGCTCGAAGCGCTGGGCATGAACCGCGCCGATCTCCGTCGCAAGGCGAAGTCCAGCTACGTATTCTGATCACGTCAGGCGCGGCGATCCTCCCTCCACCGCGTCTGAACAGGAATACGTCGACCCGCTTGAGCAAGCTCCTCCCATGCTCGCGGGTTTCCAGGCGGCGCGAAAGCGCCGCCTTTTCTTTTGTTCGAAATAGCTGTTGCGAGAACTTCAGTCCTTGCGCAGATGCAGCGTCACCCAGCCATTGCGCCAGATGGTGCGGACATGGGAAAGCCTTGCACCATTATAGGCGGAAAGCACCTTCCAGCGCTGCGATGCGAGAATGCCCGACAGGATAACGGTGCCGCCGGGCGCCAGATGCGTGACGAGCTGCGGCGCCATCTTGATGAGCGGCCGCGCCAGAATATTGGCGATGATGAGATCGAACGGACCATGCTTGCGGAAGGCATCCGAGTGGAAACCCGGTGCGGTCTCCAGCGCCATCCCGGAAACAATGCCGTTCAGCCGCACATTTTCCTTCGCCACCTTGACGGCAATGGGATCGATGTCAGTCGCAAGCACGGGAATAGGACGCATCTTGCGCACGGCAATAGCGAGAACACCGCTGCCGGTGCCGAGATCGAGCGCGTTGCGCACCGTCCGTGCACGTAGCACTTCCTCAATCATTTCGAGGCAACCGGCCGTGGTGCCGTGATGGCCGGTGCCGAAAGCCTGCCCCGCCTCGATCTCGATCGCCAGATCGTGGGGTTGCACCTTGTCGCGGTCATGCGCGCCATGGACGATGAAGCGCCCTGCCCGCACCGGCTTCAGCCCCTCGAGCGACTTGGCGATCCAATCGACATCGGGAACGATTTCCTTCTCAATGACGACACCGGGAAATGCGGGAGCAAGCAAAGCGCTGACGCGCTCGCGGAACTCCTCCTCCTGCTCGGCCATCAGATAGACGGAGGCTTCCCAGATGTCGCGCTTTTCGTCCACCTCGGTCGTGGCGATCGCGACATCCTCCTCACCGAAATAGTCCGACATGAGATCGAGGATTTCACCGGCCTTGATTTCGGTCGTGGTGACATAGAGGCGGATTTCGCTCACGGCGGCTGCTTTCTCTGGCTAGGGCTACTCAATCTGCCTTTGCCACAAAACCTTCATCAGTCCAATAAGCCCGGCGCAATTATGCCTTCGCGCCTTTAAGAAGATTCTGGAGCTTCTGCTCGGCGACGTCAGGGTTTTCGCCATAGGCGATCGTCCCTGCGAAGCGGCCGTTGGCATCGAGCAGGATCACGGATGCCGTGTGATCCATGGTGTAATCGCCATTCGGATTCTTCTCGTCCACCGGTACCTTCTTGGCATAGATACGGTAGCCCTTCAGCGTCTCGGCAATCTTGTCGGCCGGGCCGGTGATGCCGGTGATCCGCTTCGAGACGTTGGAGACATATTGCTGCATGATCTCAGGCGTATCGCGCTCGGGATCGACGGACACGAAATAGGCCTGCAGCTTGTCGCCGGCCGGATCGACCTTTTCCATCCAGCCATTCAGCTCGAACAGCGTGGTCGGGCAGACTTCCGGGCAATGGGTGAAACCGAAGAACAGCGCCGTGGGCTTGCCCTGAAACGCCTTTTCGGTGATCGGCTGGCCATTTTGCGCGGTCAGCGCGAAAGGCACGCCATAGGCCGTCTCCACCATTTCCTCGCGGGTCTTCGTCATCTCGATCGTCAGCCAGCTGACGACACCGGCGAGAACGACCACCACGGCCCACAATACGATGCGAATATTTCTCATTGTCCAATCCTACCCCGAAAGCCGGCGGCATATCGCAGGCCCTGCCCGACTGATAGCGAACGGCAGCAGCGACGGCAAATCAACTGGCCGTATTTGGGCTGACCGCGCTGATTTGTCACAAAGCCGCAATTGGCATTGGGATCACAGGCACCAGGCAATGCCGCTCTGCACGGCGGAAAGGAAGATATCCGTGCCGTGTCGCACCCAGCCGTCAAAGGCAAGAAGCACGATGGCAAGCGAAGCCACCGCGGCAAGACTTGCCAGAATAAACTTCAGCGGATGGGACGTCAGTGCCTTCATATCCCTGTTATAACCTGTTTGCGCGGACGCGAAAACCGCCAAAATACTGGGTTTTCGCCGTCTGGTGGCGGCAATTGTTAGGGAAAGTTTAAAATCTTGCTGCGCATGATGACCACAGCGGTTTTTCAAGCCTCGACATGATGTCTCCCGGTCCATTCCGGCCACCGCATAAAGCTCAATCCTGCGCGGGCCTGTTAGAGAGCCATCAGAGGAAACCTGCCGTCATGTCCAACGCCATCAAGCAATCCGGCGCATATCTTGAAA from Agrobacterium tumefaciens includes these protein-coding regions:
- the choX gene encoding choline ABC transporter substrate-binding protein is translated as MTAVAAAVIFFAAPMPGFAGEAESCRQVRLAEPGWNDLAFTTGIAMSLLKALHYEPQSQLLGIDVIYMSLKGKDLDVFMGYWDPAMVNYYKPYKEDGSVENVRINLEGAKYTFAVPTYVWDAGVKDFSDLQKFADRFDKKLYGIEPGSNQLMLDAIKDPALGMTDWEVVESSEQGMLSQVACSARNKSFIVFQGWAPHPMNSKFDIKYLTGGDKFYGPDFGAATVTTQVRKDYLQECPNVTKLLENLTFDIEYENKGMDDIMNGGMAPEDAAMQALAREPQRLDAWLDGVTTFDGQDGLAVVRRRLGL
- a CDS encoding alpha/beta fold hydrolase gives rise to the protein MTSVFSDDWEKRKQYIELPRGRRMGFIDSGGPGPNLLMLHGFSDTSRSFCMLEPYFREYRLIVPDLPGHGVSSAGQGMHVADFAETIDHLLALLGVSRLFVLGHSMGAMTAIELGVRRGDSIRALALISATLEPNFGAESQLTKDILALSDPIRPTGRFLHEWYTCSHPVDDDFLSKMKQDAAKMPAAIWHGILRGFAETNLHHSAASVKKPVLCLAGSDDPLFDASHRDRLFEAFPEARTVTLAGHGHNPHWEDPQGVSMVIVDFFADVMSDILH
- a CDS encoding DMT family transporter, which encodes MIVWIAMAFAGGVFVSLSRQINGRLSLSNSPLIASLWNHIVGFAVLTVIGLIVGGLIPPGAADAPWLAFIGGPIGVVFIASGSWLIPRIGAVNTALLVISGQMVSGVVLDLFSDHPPKIWASALGILLILAGMVLTQRRRR
- a CDS encoding DUF2778 domain-containing protein gives rise to the protein MAFSAAAYNGAGFAGSSSAKRGKSSSLGRMSALLGGGAFAGLFAFAAFASLHSMAAASHGVGQFEKTLVARLDSAGTAIGHAAARDIHVRKFSRLGDHSHGQQKAVRLAGIMPEIGAKEFRERFGAAANAKGQATVKELAALKPSAIVDSALGRTSEVAYQSAVPQHPAFEVALARPQIEEEASSLLPDDVPLPSFRPEIASAEAVEPSPRPAAPAKTEVASAPAFDAPVPLRAPAPPKQSTGAMLAFAKPDNPMREPSKMDAVPWPDRGNGTAIYDISSGVVHMPNGEKLEAHSGIGKMRDNPDYVHVRMRGSTPPSSYRLTMREARFHGVEAIRLTPESGVNPHGRDGLLAHTYMLAKRGESNGCVVFRDYPRFLAAFKRGEIKRMVVVPKLNGNRPTLASSGGKNGGKTLLGMFSRGSDS
- the pncA gene encoding bifunctional nicotinamidase/pyrazinamidase, with product MKALLLIDIQNGFCPGGNLAVADGDGVVPIANALIDNGGYDLIVASQDWHPENHGSFASQHPGKKPFDMGELSGKPQMMWPDHCVQGTPDAEFHPDLKTEAFDYIQQKGENPAIDSYSAFRDNDQVATTGLADYLARQGVRQLDVCGLATDYCVSFSVLDALDMLPGVKVRFIEDASRGIDPQGIKAAVATMREKGAVILKSRDILRD
- a CDS encoding DUF2164 domain-containing protein, with protein sequence MLEKQEKAALAKRIRDYLARETETEIGLLQAEIFVDFLAEEMGYVFYNQGLRDSHAAILRRLDDAAADIDVLEKPKPR
- a CDS encoding AzlC family ABC transporter permease is translated as MFNADFREGLKSGFPIALSAAPFGALFGAVAVDNGLSITEATIMSGTVYAGASQLVGIELFGQKVAPWLIVLSVFAVNFRHILYSAAIARMISNWSLLQKAAGFFVLVDPQFAESVRKYENTGTVGFSWYMGFAAPVYVLWLAMTILGASLGNLVGDPKAIGLDVLLPIYFMGMVLSFRQRENFYPVMLASAAGATVAYHFVGSPWHVSLGAIAGIVVAVLYPPKPNGEAANPESKAETP
- a CDS encoding AzlD family protein, whose translation is MSDMLHADTLILIALAAIATYLTRIGGYVLMTRMKSIPPRMEAGLNAVPVAVLTTLVAPAFFEGGYEVKIGMVAALLVCLRFPGLTMLAIGWAIVIAIRHFPLF
- a CDS encoding aminopeptidase P family protein, which gives rise to MFQTFDNKSAPQFGKARVEALRAGFDALGIDGFLVPRADEYQGEYVPECAERLSWLTGFTGSAGIALVTRAQAVVFVDGRYTTQLKSQVDQSVFTGGDLVSAPPSVWLAEHAPQGFRLGIDPWLHTGAELKRLEKALDGKGGSVVLLEKNPLDALWQDRPAEPLEPVVIQPEAFTGTLAKEKIASLAETVSAKGADALLVTDPSSIAWIFNIRGNDVPHTPHPLARGIIYADGKADIFLDKRKTGIETEAYLAQLATQMPPSKIADRLHAIASAKGRVMVDADLTPVALTGAVTAAGGSLVEEADPVRLPRARKNKAELAGSAAAHVQDGAAMVEYLCWLDRQQPGSVTEIAAVKALEAARARVGQAMQNPLKDVSFDTISGAGEHAAIIHYRVTTDTDRTLADGEMFLVDSGAQYVNGTTDITRTVAIGTVPEEQRRFFTLVLKGVIAISAARFPKGTRGCDLDPLARIALWKAGADYAHGTGHGVGSYLSVHEGPQRIARLSTQELLPGMILSNEPGYYRPGAFGIRIENLIFVRDVEEVAGGDQPMFSFETLTWCPIDNRLVVTEFLTDEELNWLNAYHAGVLEKLSPLITDEEVKAWLVAATKPLERAA
- a CDS encoding 50S ribosomal protein L11 methyltransferase, producing the protein MSEIRLYVTTTEIKAGEILDLMSDYFGEEDVAIATTEVDEKRDIWEASVYLMAEQEEEFRERVSALLAPAFPGVVIEKEIVPDVDWIAKSLEGLKPVRAGRFIVHGAHDRDKVQPHDLAIEIEAGQAFGTGHHGTTAGCLEMIEEVLRARTVRNALDLGTGSGVLAIAVRKMRPIPVLATDIDPIAVKVAKENVRLNGIVSGMALETAPGFHSDAFRKHGPFDLIIANILARPLIKMAPQLVTHLAPGGTVILSGILASQRWKVLSAYNGARLSHVRTIWRNGWVTLHLRKD
- the sco gene encoding cytochrome oxidase assembly protein Sco — its product is MRNIRIVLWAVVVVLAGVVSWLTIEMTKTREEMVETAYGVPFALTAQNGQPITEKAFQGKPTALFFGFTHCPEVCPTTLFELNGWMEKVDPAGDKLQAYFVSVDPERDTPEIMQQYVSNVSKRITGITGPADKIAETLKGYRIYAKKVPVDEKNPNGDYTMDHTASVILLDANGRFAGTIAYGENPDVAEQKLQNLLKGAKA